The window ACGCCGTGGAACCCGCGGACCGGCTATCGCGGCAGTGGACGATTCTCGAACAGCACCATCCCGGCCGCCGTGTTGGAGGCGGGCACGTGATAGGCGTCGTGCACACGGCGGATTCGTGGCCCGAGGGCGCCGCGCATGATCAGCCACATGATGAGTTCGATGCCCTCGGAGCCGGCCTCGCGGATGTAGTCCTCCCGGGTCAGCGCCGCCAGCTTCTCCGGGTCGTGCTCGATGGCGTCGAGGTACATCCGGTCGAAGTCCTGGTTGATCAGCCCCGCGCGGGCGCCCGCGAGTTGATGGGACATGCCGCCGGTTCCGAAGACGGCGACCTTGAGGTCCTCGGGGAAGGAACGGATCGCCTCGCCGAGGGCCCTGCCCAGGGCCAGGCACCGTGCCGCCGTGGGCTGCGGGTACTGGATGACGTTGACCAGGAGGGGGACGACGGCGCACGGCCAGCTCTCCCCGGGCTCGGGGCAGTACACCGACAACGGCACGGTCAGACCGTGGTCCACGGCGAGATCCTGGAACACCGTGATGTCGAAGGAGGAGTCGATCAGGCTTTCGATGAGATGGTCGGAGAACTCCGGGGCGCCGACGA is drawn from Streptomyces bottropensis ATCC 25435 and contains these coding sequences:
- a CDS encoding class III extradiol dioxygenase subunit beta, encoding MIWGLATSHVPSIGAAMDRGKTEDPYWKPLFDGYAPAREWMARHTPDVAVVVYNDHANAVDLSVTPAFAVGAAASYEVADEGWGSRAVPTVVGAPEFSDHLIESLIDSSFDITVFQDLAVDHGLTVPLSVYCPEPGESWPCAVVPLLVNVIQYPQPTAARCLALGRALGEAIRSFPEDLKVAVFGTGGMSHQLAGARAGLINQDFDRMYLDAIEHDPEKLAALTREDYIREAGSEGIELIMWLIMRGALGPRIRRVHDAYHVPASNTAAGMVLFENRPLPR